CCGGCGACCTCCAGGCTTCTTTGTCGCAGCTCGCGCGCCACGGTCGGCTCGATGGGCCTGTTGTCGAAGGTGGTGTACAGCAATCGTGCCTGTCGCGGCGTCCTCAGGTGGAGCTGATAGAGGAAGATGGAGGGTGTGGCGTCGGCGATCCAGTCATCGAGATCCGCCTGGGAGATCACCCCCCCGTGCTCGAGCCGCAACAGCTCCCGCTCCCTCCCGCAGAACCGGCGAATCCGAAGCGGGTCGGGGGAGCCATCGACCGTCTCGGCGCAATCGCCGGAGCGATAGCGAATCAGTGGCATGTAGGGGTTGCGCAGGCTCGAGACGATGATGCTGTAGATCGTGCTGTCCTTTTCGACGGGGATCAGCTCCAGGTGCATCTTGTCGAGGTAGGGCCAGTACCGTCCGTGGCGATCGCTGTAATACAGATACCCCAGCTCGGTGCTGCCAAACAGGTCGATGATCGGGCAGTCGAAATGTTGCCGCAAGAACCGCTGCACGTTCTTCGGCGTGTACTCGTAGGCGTGAATGATGCTGGCCGGTTTTGGAAAGCGCTGCCATGAGCCCCAGTCCCGGGCCTTCCGCACCAGATGCGCGAGGTGGTAGCTGTCGCAGTCGAGGTGATACGCGCCCTGCGGATGCGCCTGCTGGACGACGGTCATCTCATCGAGCATGCGCTCCACCTCGTCACGCTCCCAGAGCGCCGGATCGAGCCGCAGATTGAGGTAGAGCGTGCGCGAGTCGAGTCGACGCTCCTCGAGGCTTGGAAGTGCCTGGGCCTCGGCGCCGCGCTTCCTCGCGTTGAGTCGAGCCACGTGCTCGGTCGCCAGCACGGTGGTGATCGAGACACGCTGACAGTTCTGCTGCCAGGTGATGGCGATGTCGGGATGCTCGCTCCACAGCTGGTAGTAGGACTTCAACAGGAAGAAAGGAGGGCGGATGATCTGCATCCGTGCGTGATTGGTTCCGGTCGAGAGCACGAACTCCGCCTCGCCCACCTTCAATGCCTCAGCAAGCCTCGGGGTCATCCAATTGTCCGGGAAGCCCCTGGCGATCTCAGGCTTCTCCAGAATCGGGAAGAAACCCTGCTCGATCGACTGATGATAGATGGGGATGTCCCTGACCTGCTCGATCATCTCAACGAGAGTCTGTCTTCGGGCGTCCATCGGTTGTGTGGGGGAGGGGAGTTGAACGGACCAATGAGAAGCGTTGCATCAGCCCTTCGGAGTGGGCGCGAGCGAGGCGGGAAACCACGGGAACGAGGCGCTTTCCACCTCGCTCGCGACCCGGACTACCCTATCAGCTGATGCAGCCGGTCTTGGAGATGCAGCCGGCCTTCACGGGGGTAGCCCCCCTCGAGATACAGCCGGCCTTCACGGAGACAGCCGGCCCGGAGATGCAACCGGCATCGACAACCGGCGTACCGGCCGAGTTGGCCGCGACCCACTGGTTCCAGAGCTGATCCTGGGCGAGCTGACGAATCAGGTTTTTCATTCGAACCTCCGAGACTGAACAGGTGGATGATGCATGGAAAAACATACACTTCCACAGCCGCACCCGGATGCGCTCGGGTGCTCCTCGGCCCGGCTGCGCGACCGTGTGTTTGTTTTAAGCTTCAACTAGTCTGGGGTCAAGGGTTCCTGGTTTTTCATGTCTGCTCAGGTTTTGGGAGTTCGTTCGGGATGTCAGAGGGGCATGCTAGGCGTTGCGAGCCAGGCCACGTCGCTTACATGGAGGCGAATGCATGTCTGACTTTCAGTCGAATCGTCCGGAGGGCGGCGCGAAGCCCGCCAGCAACGTCGACGCCGTCATCGTCGGGGCCGGGTTCGCGGGCTTGTACATGCTCTACCGCCTGCGCCAGCTCGGTCTATCGGTGCGGGTCTACGAGGCGGGCAGTGGGGTCGGTGGTACGTGGTTCTTCAACCGCTACCCGGGGGCGCGCTGCGATATCGAGAGCCTGGACTACTCCTACTCGTTCTCGCGCGAGCTCGAGCAGGAGTGGAAGTGGACCGAGCGGTACGCCACCCAGCCGGAGATCCTGCGCTACATCAACCACGTCGCGGACAGGTTCGAGCTCCGCCGGGACATCCAGTTCGACACGCGAGTGACCGCCGCTGTCTTCGACGAGGCGACGAACCGGTGGGCGATCCAGACGGATGACGGAGCCAGCGTGTCCGCCAGGTTCTGCATCATGGCGACGGGTTGCCTGTCCGCGGCGAAGGTGCCGGACTTCAAGGGGCTCGAGAGCTTCAAGGGCAGGTGGTACCACACGGGCAGATGGCCGCACGAAGCCGTCGACTTCACCGGCCAACGCGTCGGTGTCATCGGTACGAGCTCGTCCGGCGTCCAGGTCATCCCCATCGTCGCCGAGCAGGCGGCCCACCTCTTCGTCTTCCAGCGGACCCCGAGCTTCAGCGTCCCCGCGCGCAATGCGCCCATCGACCCGGCCTATGAGTCGTGGATGAAGGCGAACTACGCCGAATACCGGCGCAAGGCCCGCGAGTCGCGAGCCGGGGTCGTCATGGACGTCAACGAGAAGTCCGCGCTGGACGTGTCGCCCGAGGAGCGGGAGCGCGAGTACACGGCCCGATGGAAGAAGGGCGGCACCGGATTTCTCGGCGCGTTCTCGGACCTGAGGATCCGCCGGGAGTCCAATGAAACCGCCGCCGAGTTCGTTCGAGCCCGGATCCGAGCAACGGTCCGCGACCCGGCCGTCGCCGAGGCCCTGCTGCCCAGGACCTATCCCCTGGGCACCAGGCGCCTGTGCGTCGACACCCACTATTATGAGACCTTCAATCGGGACAACGTCACCCTGGTCGACGTAAAGACGTCGCCTATAGAGGAGCTCACTCCCAAGGGACTTCGGACCCGGAGCGCGGAGTACGCGCTGGACATCATCGTGTTCGCGACGGGCTTCGATGCCATGACGGGCGCCTTGCTCAACATCGACATCCGTGGGCGAGGCAACGCGACACTGAAGCAGAAGTGGGCCGACGGCCCACGCACGTACCTTGGCCTCGCCATCGCTGGCTTCCCGAACCTGTTCACCATCACCGGTCCCGGCAGTCCCTCCGTGTTCAGCAATACGCTCGTATCCATCGAGCAGCACGTGGACTGGCTCACGGACTGCATCACCTATTTGAGGGAGCACCGTCTCGAGCGAATCGAGGCGACCGTCGAAGCGGAGGACGGGTGGGTTGCACACGCCAGGGAGCTGGTGGAGCGCACGCTCTTTCCCCTGGCGGACTCCTGGTATATCGGGGCGAACATCCCAGGCAAGCCACGTGTCTTCATGCCCTATGTCGGTGGTGTCGGGGCATACAGGCAGAAGTGTGATGCCGTCGCGGCCCGGGGCTACGAGGGCTTCACCCTGACGAGGTGAAGTGGAGTCGGCGAAGGCCACGGACGAGGGGGCCCTCCTGGGCCTCGAGCGGTACGTGTCCAGGTCCTATACGCGACCCGTCTGACATGAGGGGGAGTGAACGCTCCCCATACAAGGTGGGCGTGCCCCGGTGACGTGGCTCTCCCGCCGTGTTGTTAAAGCGGGAATGGCTCCCCCCACCTGAACGGGTCCTGCCCATCAGGAGCGAGGGGAGCCACGGGATGTTCTCGAAAACGCGGGTGCTCTAGCGCAGCTGGAGGAAGGAGAAGGAGAGCCCTTCCGTGGTCACGGTGGGTCTGCCGCTCTCGCCCAGCACGTGCAGGGTCGTCGACGCGCTGCCCGCCCCGAATTCGGAGTAGAGGGTCTGATTCTGCGACTCGAAGAGGAAGACACTGCCCGTGGTGGACGGGAAATCGGTCCTCCGCGTCGCGCTCAGAGTGTCGAGCTTCAACTGCCACCACTGCCAACCGGTTCCGCTCGCCAC
This is a stretch of genomic DNA from Archangium violaceum. It encodes these proteins:
- a CDS encoding flavin-containing monooxygenase produces the protein MSDFQSNRPEGGAKPASNVDAVIVGAGFAGLYMLYRLRQLGLSVRVYEAGSGVGGTWFFNRYPGARCDIESLDYSYSFSRELEQEWKWTERYATQPEILRYINHVADRFELRRDIQFDTRVTAAVFDEATNRWAIQTDDGASVSARFCIMATGCLSAAKVPDFKGLESFKGRWYHTGRWPHEAVDFTGQRVGVIGTSSSGVQVIPIVAEQAAHLFVFQRTPSFSVPARNAPIDPAYESWMKANYAEYRRKARESRAGVVMDVNEKSALDVSPEEREREYTARWKKGGTGFLGAFSDLRIRRESNETAAEFVRARIRATVRDPAVAEALLPRTYPLGTRRLCVDTHYYETFNRDNVTLVDVKTSPIEELTPKGLRTRSAEYALDIIVFATGFDAMTGALLNIDIRGRGNATLKQKWADGPRTYLGLAIAGFPNLFTITGPGSPSVFSNTLVSIEQHVDWLTDCITYLREHRLERIEATVEAEDGWVAHARELVERTLFPLADSWYIGANIPGKPRVFMPYVGGVGAYRQKCDAVAARGYEGFTLTR